Part of the Papaver somniferum cultivar HN1 unplaced genomic scaffold, ASM357369v1 unplaced-scaffold_18493, whole genome shotgun sequence genome is shown below.
TATGGTGTAAATCCAGAAATTATGAGCCAGCGGATTCAAAAATTAGTTCAGAAAGCGCTGCAATAATTATTTGTAATCTGTTGATTCGATTCCAAAACCTCCAACGTTTGTCTCTAAAAGGGTGCCCGGGGATATCAGAGGTTGTTACATCAAAGTCACAGTCCTTCGGCTCCAAAGTTCGAACTCTGGACTTGCGTTTTTGCTCCGTGTATTCTGATATGCAATTGGCTTTAGTATTTTCATGGTTTCCTCGCTTGACACGCATTAATTTGCACTATTCTAATATTAATGACAATGGTTTGGCGGCCCTGGCCAAATGTTGTTCATCCTTAGAGACAGTTAACCTCTCCAACTGTTGCTCGATTACTGACTCAGGATTAAGTTGTCTTTTACAAAACTGTCGAGAACTGCGTTCACTGTTTATTTCATACTGCAGCAGTATAACAGGTATTGGCTTTCTAGGGTGTTCACAAACCTTAAACCGACTTGGAGCAGGCGGATACAAACATAACCAAGAGGTGCTTAACGCTATTATTAGTGGCGGTGAACTTGAATATCTGTATCTCGAGACAGCACCTGATGAATCAGCCAAGATCGAAGATGCGAGCATTATTAATATTGATACAGAAGCAGTTCTAACGATTTCAAGAGGTTGCCCTTTATTGAAGGAACTATTCTTATCTAACTGTGAGGAGGTAGAGCTGGAAGGATATGAAGCTATAGGTATGAATTGCAAAGAATTGGAGAAGCTTTACGTGATGGGGTGCCAAAGGTTATGTGATACGGGGTTGCAAGCTATATGCGATGGATGTAACAAGCTTATCGAATTATACATAGATAGAGAAAAAAATAGCTGCAGCAGCTCTGCTCTTGAGCAATTCAATTTCAAGGGGAAAAAACCTGAATTGATTTTATGGCCGTGTTCGTAGGTTTTCGAGTTGGTTTTAATTCAATCTTGTGCTGACACACTGCATATAGTCTTTGGTACTGCTGA
Proteins encoded:
- the LOC113338190 gene encoding F-box/LRR-repeat protein 12-like — protein: MSLSSVPSLPGDCLDLIFKCLKTRDDRNSFGLTCHQWLHIRDNNQESLWCKSRNYEPADSKISSESAAIIICNLLIRFQNLQRLSLKGCPGISEVVTSKSQSFGSKVRTLDLRFCSVYSDMQLALVFSWFPRLTRINLHYSNINDNGLAALAKCCSSLETVNLSNCCSITDSGLSCLLQNCRELRSLFISYCSSITGIGFLGCSQTLNRLGAGGYKHNQEVLNAIISGGELEYLYLETAPDESAKIEDASIINIDTEAVLTISRGCPLLKELFLSNCEEVELEGYEAIGMNCKELEKLYVMGCQRLCDTGLQAICDGCNKLIELYIDREKNSCSSSALEQFNFKGKKPELILWPCS